From the Sphingomonas brevis genome, the window TGCCTTGCGCGTTGAGCCAGGTCGCAACCTGGGCAATATTCTTGTCCTGGGTCCGGCCAGACAGGATTTCGTCGCCGATCACCGCCAGCCCGGCTGTCCAAACCTTCGACAAGTCACGCCCTCCATTCGACATTTCGATGCCCCTACCCTATCTGGGGCTCATGACGGAATACATCCAAGTCGGCCCCGAAGATCGCGCCGAACCGCGCAGCCATGTAATCAAGCTGCACGGGCCCGAGGGGTTCGACGGCATGCGTCGCGCCGGCCGCCTGGCCGCCGAGATCCTCGACGCGCTGGTGCCGCAGGTTGTTCCGGGCGTGACGACCGGAGAAATCGACGCAATCGTTCAGCGGATGACCCTGGAAGCCGGCGGCATACCCGCGACGCTTGGCTATCGTGGCTATACCAAGAGTTGCTGCACCTCGATCAACCATGTCGTATGTCATGGCATTCCAGGCGATAAGGTTTTGAAGGACGGGGACATCGTCAACATCGACGTGACGCCGATTCTCGACGGCTGGCATGGCGATACCAGCCGCATGTTCCTGGTCGGCGATGTGCCGATCAAGGCGAAAAAGCTGGTTGATGTCACCTACGAATGCCTGATGCTGGGACTTGAGCAGGCCAAGCCCGGCAACCGGCTTGGTGACGTTGCTAACGCCATCCAGGTCCATGCCGAAAAGCACCGCTACGGCGTGGTCCGTGATTTCTGCGGGCATGGACTGGGCCGGCTGTTCCATGACAGCCCGGAAGTGATCCACGCCGGCCGGCCCAACACCGGCCCGGAACTCAAGCCCGGGATGTTCTTCACGGTCGAGCCAATGATCAATATCGGCCGTCCGGACGTTAAGCTTCTCGACGACGGCTGGACCGCGGTGACTCGCGACCGCTCCCTATCGGCTCAGTTCGAACATTCGATCGGGATCACCGAAACCGGGTGCGAGATTTTCACGAAGAGCCCGAAAGGGCTGGATCGTCCGCCCTACGCCTGAACCATCGAGCACAAGTCCGCCGGCGCCTCGCGCCGCCGGACCGAGGCAGCAAAACATGGAATCCGGCGCGAAGTAAATTCGCGCCGTCGGTCCTGTCGCCCTATGGGCGCAGGCCGCCCGATGCTCGTCGACTCTTCGCGCTGCTAGCGATTGCGGCGCAATCGCCGCGCTGCGCTCGGCTTCTCGCCTAAGCGGCCTTCGACTTCCGCACTTCGTCCCAACGAGACACAAGCGCCTGCGCATTCTCGACGTCCTCAGGGAAATCGACCTCACCCCATTCGTGGCCGCTGATGTCCAGCGTCCAGACCGGAGCTTCCTGAGCGACCTGGTGAATGACGCGAAGGTACCAGATGGTGGTCCCTTCGGCGGTGCGAATCGCACGCTCGATGGCGTGGCGGAATGTCTGGGCGCCTGCCCCGCGAAAGGCCAGCAGACCGATCGAC encodes:
- the map gene encoding type I methionyl aminopeptidase, which encodes MTEYIQVGPEDRAEPRSHVIKLHGPEGFDGMRRAGRLAAEILDALVPQVVPGVTTGEIDAIVQRMTLEAGGIPATLGYRGYTKSCCTSINHVVCHGIPGDKVLKDGDIVNIDVTPILDGWHGDTSRMFLVGDVPIKAKKLVDVTYECLMLGLEQAKPGNRLGDVANAIQVHAEKHRYGVVRDFCGHGLGRLFHDSPEVIHAGRPNTGPELKPGMFFTVEPMINIGRPDVKLLDDGWTAVTRDRSLSAQFEHSIGITETGCEIFTKSPKGLDRPPYA